In one window of Leptospira sp. GIMC2001 DNA:
- a CDS encoding TetR/AcrR family transcriptional regulator — protein sequence MPTSKPASKKKTIAVKKAISIHKESLSSVRDRILEESLKIISENGAQALNMREVARRLKLSHAAPYRHFSSKEDVLAELGKLGFTMFAEHLERNLPIASSKENLMERFKIMRMNYADFVDKYPELYQIIFSTNLPDKNLYPELLVVARKSFEILLNQIAAMKAAGLIEEEDVILASFFVHMLVHGHMSLKKTGSIDKICEDLGYKVNLEEGASRLIFNALGMKNPSL from the coding sequence ATGCCAACTTCTAAACCAGCTTCGAAAAAGAAAACCATAGCTGTTAAGAAAGCAATTTCCATACACAAAGAATCTCTGAGCTCGGTTCGTGATCGTATATTGGAGGAAAGTCTAAAAATTATTTCCGAAAATGGCGCTCAGGCCTTGAATATGAGAGAAGTGGCACGCAGGCTAAAATTGTCACACGCAGCCCCATATCGACATTTTTCCAGCAAGGAAGACGTGCTTGCAGAACTAGGGAAGCTCGGATTTACAATGTTTGCTGAACATTTGGAACGGAATCTTCCAATAGCCTCAAGCAAAGAAAATCTAATGGAACGCTTCAAAATTATGCGGATGAACTACGCTGACTTCGTTGATAAATACCCTGAACTCTACCAAATTATTTTTAGCACAAATCTACCTGACAAAAATCTCTACCCTGAACTTCTCGTCGTTGCAAGAAAATCCTTCGAGATACTTCTCAACCAAATCGCAGCAATGAAAGCGGCCGGACTCATTGAAGAAGAAGACGTCATTCTTGCCTCTTTTTTCGTTCATATGCTGGTTCATGGACATATGAGTCTAAAAAAGACCGGATCCATTGACAAAATTTGTGAAGATTTGGGATACAAGGTGAATCTAGAAGAAGGTGCATCACGATTAATTTTCAATGCTTTAGGTATGAAAAACCCAAGTTTGTAA
- a CDS encoding efflux RND transporter permease subunit, producing MDSANKILDRTRFFWMIGIAGTMIGLFTWFSIPKEEDPRLKARFGFIKLVYPGASVPQIKKYVVEETERELASVEAIAKMSTTIRSGFAAIRIEFKSSVKDDGVISRSWDEVQDALDKAYKVFPQGALAPDLDRRPNDQESILIAIEAPLEHRHKLLLDLENKLLVNPTVSRLRRTGDEGSQLSIQVEEVQLANSGISVPQLIGQIQLANTQIASGYIESDGQRINIQASNIFENINELKKFPIATANGSTIPLSRLAKIELEPKSPPNEEFRWNGKEVYGLGVIAKRQLDLRAFGESVNKSLKEFELEKYQEGVDFKIHVINSQPNYVKDRLTDLAFSLLSSVALLSTFMIIFMGFRVGIAVSVMLPVISLIAFALYGIAGGILHQIAIAAFVLSFGILIDNIVVIVESIQEKINSGKSRIDAGSETIKEFTMPLLSSTITTIAAFLPMALAEDTSAEFTEAIPKIVIVSLIVSFFASIFLSPSLALKFLKPQIAKKSLLEDMGSAIANVSIRKPKTLYLALVIFLIADVAFLPFMRAKFFPSADRNQMIMILSFPEGTSYDRTRQAVIDVENSLFGTKELKGVASFVGRSTPFFYYNLPQKPNVPNLAQFLLISEGNSFSDELLNEIRSKVKVPDAEVRIKSLEQGPPAEATIIVRVYHPDLELWKKNVQELSSQISAHPDVEIAWSDSIGNQKLIVFETDDKRLSELGSNRREVSLALLKSTYGIQSGFFKTGDESIPIVVSSQSKEKNSLQQLSKTVVGQTYDRAILTDAVAEQKVTENESVHLRYNRRSYVSFLVDMKKNGNSGDVIAKINDYMEEHDLLNGVDYEFDGEKGNSDDSNNALFKTMPIGMTILLATLIWQFNSYKLLLIILTTVPTAFLGMIPGLVISGQPFGFLPLLALFALIGIAVNNGIILIDKFQLAVSEGNTYEEAVRIGVSSRLRPILLTSGSTILGMIPLGFSSSTLWPPFAWSMVSGLLISSISTLFIIPRLYLIMHRGKGGSDLDSAMGKKSIDLGVIKRMVKKNILIFLLSTAILGLIPINDLLANDSSFTKVTFRETLALSSNSLQAKASFHDAAGAKAIASGFRKTSYLPNINVYGERVFRDQDLFLNSPFGQLSLGNRAFYQSGLELYQPLWSPRALLSNAPSAELLAEAALKKAAWENQSARYNAATTFVDCVLLDIRKKSFEERAKNLDLLISETKRLAFNGNAREVDIVKIQTSKGEIERGLIAIENGLNSCRMELGRLIDRDIPAEPLYDAVPDISLANLDNAVRDDIRSFQIKIESISKDLKGIEAEEYPEVYAKGNLIYSDQGNANPYAFSQLAVGVKMNIFDGGLRARLKNR from the coding sequence ATGGACTCAGCAAATAAAATATTAGATCGCACCCGTTTTTTTTGGATGATCGGCATAGCCGGGACTATGATAGGACTTTTCACTTGGTTCTCGATACCGAAAGAAGAAGACCCGAGACTCAAGGCACGATTTGGATTTATAAAATTGGTTTATCCAGGAGCTTCTGTCCCTCAGATCAAAAAGTACGTAGTTGAAGAAACGGAACGAGAGCTTGCATCCGTTGAAGCGATTGCCAAAATGTCAACCACTATCCGCTCAGGATTTGCAGCAATTCGAATCGAATTCAAGTCTTCAGTAAAAGACGACGGGGTTATTTCGAGATCTTGGGATGAAGTCCAGGATGCCTTGGATAAAGCATACAAGGTTTTCCCTCAAGGTGCCTTGGCACCTGATCTGGATCGTAGACCCAATGATCAAGAATCAATTTTAATTGCAATCGAAGCACCGCTTGAACATAGGCATAAATTACTCTTAGATTTAGAAAATAAATTATTGGTTAATCCGACTGTTTCGAGGTTAAGGAGAACTGGTGATGAAGGTAGTCAGCTGTCCATTCAAGTTGAAGAAGTTCAATTGGCGAATTCTGGAATTTCGGTTCCTCAACTCATCGGTCAGATACAGCTTGCCAATACTCAGATTGCCAGTGGTTACATAGAATCGGATGGTCAAAGGATAAATATTCAAGCTTCCAATATTTTTGAAAATATAAATGAACTTAAGAAATTTCCAATTGCAACGGCGAATGGATCTACAATACCGCTGAGTCGATTGGCAAAAATTGAACTGGAACCTAAGAGTCCACCTAACGAAGAGTTTAGATGGAATGGAAAAGAAGTCTATGGACTCGGTGTAATCGCTAAGAGGCAACTCGATCTAAGAGCTTTCGGAGAATCAGTTAACAAATCATTAAAAGAATTTGAACTTGAAAAATATCAAGAAGGTGTTGATTTTAAAATACATGTAATCAATTCCCAACCAAATTATGTAAAAGATCGACTAACAGATCTTGCATTTTCACTTCTATCATCGGTTGCTTTGCTATCTACATTTATGATAATTTTTATGGGTTTTCGTGTAGGAATAGCCGTTTCTGTAATGCTTCCCGTTATCAGTTTAATAGCTTTTGCATTGTATGGAATCGCTGGAGGTATCCTGCATCAAATTGCAATAGCCGCATTTGTCCTCTCTTTCGGAATCTTAATCGATAATATTGTCGTAATTGTTGAGAGCATCCAAGAAAAGATCAACTCTGGCAAATCACGAATTGATGCCGGATCGGAAACAATAAAGGAATTCACGATGCCGTTGTTGTCTTCTACGATAACAACTATTGCAGCCTTTCTTCCTATGGCTCTAGCTGAAGATACAAGTGCTGAGTTCACTGAAGCAATTCCGAAAATTGTTATCGTATCACTGATCGTTAGCTTTTTTGCATCCATTTTCTTAAGTCCAAGCCTTGCACTCAAATTCCTCAAGCCACAGATCGCCAAAAAGTCTCTATTGGAAGATATGGGATCCGCTATCGCAAATGTAAGTATAAGAAAGCCAAAAACTCTATATCTAGCATTGGTAATTTTTCTTATTGCAGACGTAGCCTTTCTTCCTTTTATGCGAGCTAAGTTTTTTCCATCAGCTGATCGTAATCAGATGATTATGATCTTATCATTTCCCGAGGGGACTTCGTATGATAGAACAAGGCAGGCGGTGATTGATGTTGAGAACAGTCTGTTCGGAACAAAAGAGTTAAAAGGGGTTGCTTCATTTGTGGGTCGTAGTACACCCTTTTTCTACTACAATCTACCTCAGAAACCGAACGTTCCTAATCTTGCGCAATTTCTATTGATTTCTGAAGGAAATTCTTTTTCCGATGAACTTCTAAATGAAATTCGATCTAAAGTCAAAGTTCCCGATGCAGAAGTGCGGATAAAAAGTTTAGAGCAAGGACCTCCAGCAGAAGCAACCATAATCGTAAGAGTGTATCATCCAGATTTGGAACTATGGAAGAAAAATGTGCAAGAACTATCTTCTCAAATTTCAGCACACCCAGATGTGGAAATCGCTTGGTCGGATTCAATCGGTAATCAGAAGTTAATAGTTTTTGAAACAGATGACAAGCGACTTTCTGAATTGGGATCGAATCGAAGGGAAGTCTCACTTGCTCTACTTAAAAGTACATATGGAATCCAATCTGGTTTTTTTAAAACGGGGGATGAGAGTATTCCAATTGTTGTATCTTCGCAATCCAAAGAAAAAAATTCCCTACAACAACTCAGTAAAACAGTTGTCGGACAAACTTATGATCGAGCAATTCTTACGGATGCTGTTGCCGAACAAAAGGTAACTGAGAATGAGTCAGTTCACTTGCGATACAATCGCCGGTCCTATGTTTCGTTTCTCGTAGATATGAAGAAAAATGGAAATTCTGGAGATGTAATAGCAAAAATCAACGACTACATGGAAGAACATGATCTTCTAAATGGGGTTGATTACGAATTCGATGGAGAAAAGGGCAATAGTGATGACTCCAACAACGCACTTTTCAAGACAATGCCAATTGGTATGACTATACTGCTAGCAACATTAATATGGCAATTTAACAGCTATAAGTTGCTATTGATTATTTTGACAACCGTTCCGACTGCATTTTTAGGAATGATTCCAGGGCTTGTGATATCAGGTCAACCTTTTGGATTTTTGCCTCTTTTGGCTCTATTTGCTCTGATTGGAATTGCAGTGAATAACGGAATCATTCTCATCGATAAATTCCAATTAGCTGTGTCCGAAGGAAATACATACGAAGAAGCTGTAAGAATTGGTGTATCAAGTCGTTTGCGACCCATTCTTCTTACTTCGGGATCAACAATTCTTGGAATGATTCCTCTTGGATTCTCTTCCTCTACACTGTGGCCTCCATTTGCGTGGTCCATGGTATCAGGACTATTGATTTCTTCGATCTCAACTTTATTCATTATACCGAGATTGTATCTTATTATGCATAGAGGTAAAGGTGGAAGTGATCTCGATTCTGCAATGGGTAAAAAATCTATAGATCTAGGTGTGATTAAAAGAATGGTAAAGAAGAACATTCTAATATTCTTATTATCAACTGCTATTCTAGGATTAATTCCAATAAACGACCTTCTAGCGAATGATTCTTCATTCACAAAAGTCACTTTTCGTGAAACTCTTGCACTGTCTTCGAATTCACTGCAGGCGAAAGCGTCTTTTCATGATGCCGCTGGTGCAAAAGCGATTGCGAGCGGGTTTAGAAAGACTTCTTATTTACCGAATATCAATGTCTATGGTGAGAGAGTCTTTCGTGATCAAGATCTATTCCTCAATTCTCCATTTGGACAGTTGAGTCTTGGTAACCGAGCTTTTTATCAATCAGGACTTGAATTGTACCAACCACTATGGAGTCCTCGCGCTTTACTCAGCAATGCACCTAGCGCTGAATTGCTGGCGGAGGCTGCATTAAAAAAAGCAGCTTGGGAAAACCAGAGTGCCAGGTACAACGCTGCCACTACTTTCGTAGATTGTGTTCTGCTGGATATTCGAAAAAAGAGCTTTGAAGAAAGGGCGAAGAATCTTGATCTACTTATCTCCGAGACGAAACGTTTGGCTTTTAATGGAAATGCAAGAGAAGTAGATATCGTTAAGATCCAAACTTCCAAAGGTGAAATAGAACGCGGCTTGATAGCTATTGAGAATGGATTGAACTCTTGTCGAATGGAGCTAGGAAGATTGATAGATCGAGACATTCCGGCAGAACCTTTATATGATGCTGTCCCCGATATAAGTTTAGCGAACCTTGATAATGCGGTCAGAGATGATATTCGGTCATTTCAGATCAAGATTGAATCTATCTCCAAAGATCTCAAAGGAATTGAAGCCGAAGAATATCCAGAGGTCTATGCGAAAGGGAATTTAATCTACTCTGACCAAGGTAACGCTAATCCTTATGCTTTCTCACAGCTTGCTGTCGGTGTGAAGATGAATATCTTCGATGGAGGACTTCGAGCTAGACTCAAAAACCGTTAG
- a CDS encoding IS256 family transposase: protein MKNKNTTTSNSQSNIDSFRSFLKSNIETEIRKKSLEFIQEIMEEEIEALCGKRFSRKVEESLAYRAGSENVFVPILGQKHKIKKPRVRKSGQEVLLESYANLKSEADLGEIVFKLMVSGLTTRRFRECLKDVSEQLGVSKSKISREFVNASRAHFNKLNTRKFPGKEFFSIFIDGIHVADEVIVVVLGVDKEGHKHFLSVVQGSSEHSEIVLSALRKLQDREISLTERVLVVSDGSKGIEKGIKQYFGENYDHQRCILHKMRNIKACLPKEYHDEFQIEYKAIFNLNEYSKAKESLKAMEHWLGNISETAKMSLLEGQDNLLTCHRIQLPIEIRKTFQSTNPIDSAFSHPRFQMNRVKRWRKNRDMTTRWTAALLYAQELHFRKVKGYKEIEKFLSNYLANKKVIEENFTEMNISLSA, encoded by the coding sequence ATGAAAAATAAAAACACAACCACATCGAATAGTCAATCGAATATTGATAGTTTTCGATCTTTTTTAAAATCAAACATAGAAACTGAAATCCGAAAAAAATCCTTAGAATTTATCCAAGAGATCATGGAAGAGGAAATCGAAGCCCTATGCGGAAAAAGATTTAGCCGTAAAGTAGAAGAAAGTCTAGCATATCGTGCAGGTTCAGAGAATGTTTTTGTTCCAATATTGGGTCAGAAACATAAAATCAAAAAACCAAGAGTCAGAAAATCTGGACAAGAAGTTTTACTAGAAAGCTATGCAAATTTAAAATCCGAAGCAGATCTTGGAGAAATTGTTTTCAAACTGATGGTATCTGGTCTAACGACACGGCGATTTAGAGAATGCTTGAAAGATGTATCTGAGCAACTTGGAGTTTCAAAATCAAAGATATCCAGAGAATTTGTAAATGCTTCTAGAGCACATTTTAACAAACTGAATACGAGAAAATTTCCAGGCAAAGAATTCTTTTCCATTTTCATTGATGGTATTCATGTAGCGGATGAAGTGATAGTAGTTGTATTAGGTGTAGATAAAGAAGGACACAAGCATTTTTTGTCGGTGGTACAAGGCTCAAGTGAACATTCTGAAATAGTATTATCTGCTTTAAGGAAACTACAAGATCGTGAAATTTCACTTACTGAACGGGTTTTGGTTGTCTCAGATGGTTCAAAAGGAATTGAGAAAGGCATTAAGCAATACTTTGGTGAAAACTATGATCACCAAAGGTGTATTTTACATAAAATGAGAAATATAAAAGCGTGCTTGCCCAAAGAATATCATGATGAATTTCAAATTGAATATAAAGCAATTTTCAATTTGAATGAATACTCGAAGGCTAAAGAATCTTTGAAAGCAATGGAACATTGGTTAGGGAATATCAGTGAAACAGCTAAGATGAGTCTGTTAGAAGGTCAAGACAATCTATTGACTTGTCATAGAATCCAATTACCAATCGAAATTCGAAAAACATTTCAATCAACGAATCCCATTGATTCAGCCTTTTCACATCCAAGATTTCAAATGAACCGAGTAAAAAGGTGGCGTAAAAATCGAGACATGACAACACGATGGACAGCAGCTCTCCTATATGCACAAGAGCTTCATTTCAGAAAAGTAAAAGGATACAAAGAAATAGAAAAATTTCTATCCAATTATTTAGCCAATAAAAAAGTAATTGAAGAAAACTTTACAGAGATGAATATATCTTTATCCGCCTAA
- a CDS encoding potassium channel family protein, with amino-acid sequence MIRKKIAVIGLGSFGKVLVDRLFLEGHEVLAIDNSQEQVEEVKDYATASVCLDATDEMAMRSQGLDEMDIVVISVAENFETLVIAADILKKIGVKEIYARHKTALQKRVLNLIGVDQVFNPEEKAATNMAEKLRHDDILSNLFLSKEYRIVEVKVPTSLVGTTLGESQTREKYNLNIITIKRMIRNPLQKRKQDSEEEILLGIPDLNEKFRATDILMLFGKQSDINRFLES; translated from the coding sequence ATGATAAGAAAAAAAATCGCAGTGATCGGTCTAGGAAGTTTTGGTAAAGTGTTGGTTGATCGTCTTTTTCTCGAAGGCCATGAAGTTCTTGCTATAGACAATTCGCAAGAACAAGTTGAAGAGGTAAAAGATTACGCAACAGCTTCTGTATGTCTGGATGCAACTGATGAGATGGCAATGAGATCTCAAGGTTTAGATGAGATGGATATCGTTGTGATATCGGTGGCTGAGAATTTTGAGACATTGGTAATCGCTGCAGATATTTTAAAGAAAATTGGTGTCAAAGAGATCTATGCCCGCCACAAAACTGCATTGCAAAAGCGAGTTTTGAACTTAATTGGTGTGGATCAAGTTTTCAATCCAGAGGAAAAAGCTGCAACCAATATGGCGGAAAAGTTGCGACATGATGATATCTTATCGAATCTCTTCCTATCTAAAGAATATAGGATTGTTGAAGTAAAAGTTCCGACATCTTTGGTTGGAACGACTCTGGGTGAATCGCAAACTCGAGAGAAATACAATTTAAATATTATCACCATTAAACGTATGATCAGAAATCCATTGCAAAAACGTAAGCAAGATTCCGAAGAAGAAATCTTGCTTGGAATTCCAGATTTGAATGAAAAATTTAGAGCAACGGATATCTTAATGTTATTCGGTAAACAATCAGATATCAATCGCTTTCTGGAATCTTAA
- a CDS encoding TrkH family potassium uptake protein, with protein MKKILKNKVFLSFLHLQIYLEEKRKEIRNYYVHKFLQYGRWFYFLSGLLSFTILLLEFGFYYPTDWEEPIRVVVEILILNLLSYEIIAFVFTDSRFIDYLKTHVTEFVIIQLVLLQKFFERDILEFIGFGFIGSNQAGLVFLSITQVFFLFSNLSHIIRNMKFYEAKKLNPSLLFVGSFAFIILVGGLLLHFPKALQIQVSSIDLFFIAASATCVTGLSTVNISEVFTIQGQVIVLILMQIGGLGIMTLASFFGIFLTGKSSVSDKLLMKDLLSEDSLGRVKSLLARITVFSFCIEGIGFMILFTNLPIELYNDWQERFFLSLFHTVSSFCNAGFSLFSDGYATKEIFQSKLWLSGSMAMIVLGGLGFPVLSQIYDKAMNYNNPKVRISVTSKLVLISSLVMWILALFSCFAIEYNKSLQELNLFDKLFHSLFYSITLRTAGFNTFDIALMSETMVFFSLFFMWVGASPVSTGGGIKTTTFAIAVLNIINEIRGFENVEVFKRTIARASISRASATILMSFFVIFTGIFLLTITEDFSFLDLAFETVSAYATVGLSRGLTADLSDYGKINLIIVMFMGRVGVFNLALALSKPIAHKNYTYPKEYVVVS; from the coding sequence TTGAAAAAAATCCTAAAAAATAAAGTATTTTTATCTTTTCTCCATCTTCAAATTTATTTGGAAGAAAAGCGAAAAGAGATAAGAAATTACTATGTCCATAAATTTTTACAATATGGTCGTTGGTTTTATTTTCTATCGGGTCTATTATCCTTCACAATACTTTTATTAGAATTCGGATTCTATTATCCAACAGATTGGGAAGAACCAATTCGCGTAGTTGTGGAAATTCTTATCCTCAATCTTCTATCTTACGAAATAATTGCATTTGTATTTACTGATTCAAGATTTATTGACTATCTGAAGACTCATGTAACAGAATTCGTCATCATTCAATTGGTTCTACTTCAGAAATTCTTTGAAAGAGATATTCTTGAATTCATTGGATTCGGGTTCATTGGTTCCAACCAGGCTGGCCTGGTTTTTCTCTCGATCACTCAAGTTTTCTTTTTATTCTCCAATCTATCACATATCATCCGGAACATGAAATTTTATGAAGCCAAGAAGTTAAATCCATCATTACTATTTGTTGGAAGCTTTGCATTTATAATACTTGTTGGAGGTTTGTTATTACATTTTCCTAAAGCTTTACAAATACAGGTATCATCTATTGATTTATTTTTTATTGCAGCAAGCGCAACATGCGTAACAGGATTAAGTACTGTAAACATAAGCGAAGTCTTCACAATTCAAGGACAAGTAATCGTGCTAATCCTCATGCAAATTGGAGGACTAGGAATTATGACTTTGGCTAGTTTTTTTGGAATCTTTCTGACTGGCAAATCATCCGTAAGTGATAAATTGCTAATGAAAGACCTATTAAGCGAGGATTCATTGGGTCGAGTCAAAAGTCTACTTGCTAGAATAACGGTATTTTCTTTCTGTATTGAGGGTATTGGATTCATGATATTATTTACAAATCTTCCGATTGAATTGTACAATGATTGGCAAGAGAGATTCTTTCTATCTTTGTTCCATACAGTTTCCTCTTTTTGCAATGCTGGGTTTAGCTTGTTTTCCGATGGATATGCTACAAAAGAAATTTTTCAATCCAAACTTTGGTTATCTGGTTCAATGGCAATGATTGTTCTTGGGGGATTGGGTTTTCCAGTTTTGAGTCAAATCTATGATAAGGCTATGAATTATAATAATCCAAAGGTCAGAATTTCAGTAACAAGCAAATTGGTACTAATTTCGAGTCTGGTTATGTGGATTCTAGCATTGTTCTCTTGCTTTGCTATTGAATATAATAAGAGCTTACAAGAATTGAATCTTTTCGATAAATTATTTCATTCTCTCTTCTACTCAATAACTCTACGAACAGCGGGTTTCAATACTTTTGATATTGCTTTGATGTCGGAAACTATGGTATTTTTTTCCCTATTCTTTATGTGGGTAGGCGCAAGTCCTGTCTCTACAGGAGGCGGGATTAAAACCACCACTTTTGCAATCGCTGTATTAAACATTATAAATGAAATTCGTGGGTTCGAGAATGTAGAAGTCTTCAAGCGAACTATTGCAAGAGCGAGCATATCACGCGCCTCCGCTACAATTTTAATGTCTTTTTTTGTTATTTTTACTGGAATATTTCTTCTTACTATAACTGAAGATTTTAGTTTTTTAGATCTAGCTTTCGAAACAGTTTCTGCCTACGCAACTGTTGGGCTATCAAGAGGTCTTACGGCAGACCTTTCGGATTATGGCAAGATAAATTTAATCATTGTTATGTTTATGGGAAGAGTTGGAGTATTCAACCTTGCACTTGCATTATCGAAACCAATCGCACATAAGAATTATACCTATCCAAAAGAATATGTAGTAGTGAGTTAA
- a CDS encoding helix-turn-helix transcriptional regulator yields MQEIRSRLFVMQEGIFFLTEPGLVSEFHSHYAISIILSLDNSFTIETLDKTTSDCRFVILGSNAKHKLIALNSKIVVIQLDPHQEEAVPLSNWVKKATIHHLSRERISQFIPDLESVLNQGTDCNQIEIIFHKILQLLGSEKRRNKIIDPRIKKSMDFIKSNLLEPMTVRKLSDAIGLSETRFMHIFKQEIGIPVRRYVLWQRINAAIKSLQSGGNLTEAAYAAGFSDQSHMSRTVKDMLGVQPSLIFQPANHIDIQFCEVRES; encoded by the coding sequence ATGCAAGAAATTCGTTCTAGATTGTTTGTTATGCAGGAGGGAATTTTCTTTCTTACCGAACCGGGTCTGGTTTCTGAGTTTCATTCCCATTATGCGATTTCTATTATTTTGAGTTTAGATAATTCTTTTACCATTGAAACCCTTGATAAGACAACATCCGATTGTCGATTTGTGATTCTTGGATCGAATGCAAAACATAAATTGATAGCATTGAATTCAAAAATTGTTGTTATCCAATTAGATCCTCACCAAGAAGAAGCAGTTCCCCTTTCGAACTGGGTTAAAAAGGCAACCATCCATCATCTATCAAGAGAGAGAATTTCTCAGTTTATACCGGATCTTGAATCAGTTCTTAATCAAGGAACTGATTGCAATCAGATTGAAATTATTTTCCATAAGATTCTTCAACTATTAGGATCTGAAAAGAGGAGAAATAAAATCATTGATCCGCGAATCAAAAAGTCAATGGATTTTATAAAATCTAATTTACTGGAGCCAATGACTGTAAGAAAACTTTCTGACGCAATTGGATTGTCAGAAACAAGGTTCATGCATATTTTTAAGCAAGAAATAGGGATACCTGTTAGGCGATATGTATTATGGCAGAGAATCAATGCTGCAATAAAAAGTTTACAAAGTGGTGGTAATCTTACAGAAGCTGCGTATGCTGCTGGTTTTTCTGATCAATCTCATATGAGCAGGACTGTAAAAGATATGTTAGGTGTTCAGCCGTCATTGATTTTCCAACCAGCCAATCATATAGATATTCAATTTTGCGAAGTGAGAGAATCTTGA